The following proteins come from a genomic window of Aequorivita marisscotiae:
- the gcvP gene encoding aminomethyl-transferring glycine dehydrogenase produces MNTDSFALRHIGPRESDLPEMLSTIGADSLDQLIFETVPDDILLKKALNLDTAMSEQEYLEHITELSTKNKIFKTYIGLGYHQSNTPPVIQRNILENPGWYTAYTPYQAEIAQGRLEALLNFQTVITDLTGMELANASLLDESTAAAEAMSLLLNVREKDKKKNNAVKFFVSEEILPQTLSLLETRATPIGVELVVGNHEEFDFSDEYFGALLQYPSKTGKVFNFKSFIEKANDNQIKVAVAADILSLVMLESPGHFGVDVVVGTTQRFGIPLGYGGPHAAFFATKDEYKRSIPGRIIGVTKDTDGNRALRMALQTREQHIKRDKATSNICTAQVLLAVMAGMYAVYHGPEGLKYIAKKVHNGAATLANALEKLGFEQVNDTYFDTIAIKTDATKIKFLAEAKEVNFYYPNDETVSISINETTTIKDLNKIVAIFSEAIKNDFEKITALETGNKIPEEVARKTEFLQQDVFNSYHSETDLMRYIKKLERKDLSLNHSMISLGSCTMKLNAAAEMLPLSDPMWGNMHPFVPVEQAEGYQIVLKKLEKQLTEITGFAATSLQPNSGAQGEFAGLMVIRAYHESRGDAHRNICLIPSSAHGTNPASAVMAGMKVVVTKATAEGNIDVEDLREKAIKHKDNLSCLMVTYPSTHGVYESAIREITSIIHENGGQVYMDGANMNAQVGLTNPGAIGADVCHLNLHKTFAIPHGGGGPGVGPICVAEQLVPFLPSNPVIKTGGENAISAISAAPYGSSLVCLISYAYICMLGVNGLKKATQYAILNANYIKERLNGHYEVLYAGERGRAAHEMIVDCRPFKAKGIEVTDIAKRLMDYGFHAPTVSFPIAGTLMIEPTESESKMALDQFCDAMISIRKEIEAADKDEPNNVLKNSPHTLQMLTADEWDFPYSRQDAAFPLAYVSDNKFWPSIRRVDDAYGDRNLICTCDPIEAYMEA; encoded by the coding sequence ATGAATACAGATTCTTTTGCTTTAAGACATATTGGCCCTCGGGAAAGCGATCTTCCCGAAATGCTTTCAACTATTGGTGCAGACTCTTTAGATCAACTTATTTTCGAAACTGTTCCGGACGATATTTTGCTGAAAAAAGCACTTAACTTGGATACCGCAATGAGCGAACAGGAATACCTGGAGCACATTACCGAGCTTTCCACAAAAAACAAAATCTTTAAAACGTATATTGGCTTGGGATACCACCAATCCAACACCCCTCCCGTAATTCAGAGAAATATTCTGGAAAATCCGGGATGGTACACGGCATATACACCGTACCAGGCCGAAATTGCACAAGGTAGATTAGAAGCGCTGTTAAACTTCCAAACCGTAATTACAGATCTAACAGGTATGGAATTGGCAAACGCTTCACTTTTAGACGAATCTACTGCCGCAGCCGAAGCCATGTCGTTACTTTTAAACGTACGCGAAAAAGACAAGAAAAAAAACAATGCCGTAAAGTTTTTCGTTTCTGAAGAAATATTGCCGCAAACCCTATCGTTATTAGAAACTCGCGCCACTCCTATTGGCGTGGAATTGGTGGTTGGCAATCACGAAGAATTTGACTTTTCGGACGAATATTTTGGAGCTTTACTTCAATATCCAAGTAAAACCGGAAAGGTTTTCAACTTTAAAAGCTTTATAGAAAAAGCGAACGACAACCAAATTAAAGTTGCTGTTGCGGCAGATATTTTAAGCCTTGTAATGCTAGAATCTCCAGGACACTTTGGAGTTGATGTTGTTGTTGGAACAACCCAACGATTTGGCATTCCCTTGGGTTATGGCGGTCCCCACGCAGCATTTTTCGCTACTAAAGATGAGTATAAAAGAAGTATTCCGGGAAGAATCATTGGCGTTACAAAAGATACCGATGGCAACCGCGCTCTACGGATGGCACTGCAAACCCGGGAGCAGCATATTAAGCGCGATAAAGCAACTTCAAATATATGTACCGCTCAGGTTCTGCTTGCGGTTATGGCCGGAATGTACGCCGTTTATCACGGCCCCGAAGGTTTAAAATATATTGCCAAAAAAGTTCACAATGGCGCTGCAACCCTTGCAAATGCATTAGAAAAACTGGGCTTCGAGCAAGTAAACGATACATACTTTGACACCATTGCAATTAAAACCGACGCTACAAAAATCAAATTTTTAGCCGAGGCCAAAGAAGTTAACTTTTATTATCCCAACGACGAAACTGTTTCAATTTCTATTAATGAAACCACAACTATAAAAGACCTAAATAAAATAGTTGCAATCTTTTCCGAGGCGATTAAAAATGATTTCGAAAAGATTACCGCCCTAGAAACAGGCAATAAAATCCCGGAAGAAGTTGCCCGCAAAACTGAGTTTTTACAACAGGATGTATTTAACTCCTACCACAGCGAAACAGATTTAATGCGCTACATTAAAAAATTGGAGCGAAAAGACCTGTCTTTAAATCATTCTATGATTAGTCTGGGCTCTTGTACCATGAAACTAAACGCCGCTGCAGAAATGCTTCCGTTAAGCGACCCAATGTGGGGTAATATGCATCCATTTGTTCCTGTAGAACAAGCGGAAGGCTACCAAATTGTTTTAAAGAAACTGGAAAAACAACTTACCGAAATTACCGGTTTTGCAGCAACTTCACTTCAACCAAACAGTGGTGCGCAAGGCGAATTTGCTGGATTAATGGTTATTCGCGCCTATCACGAATCGCGTGGAGATGCACATAGAAATATTTGCTTAATTCCTTCATCTGCTCACGGAACAAACCCCGCGAGTGCCGTAATGGCTGGAATGAAAGTAGTTGTAACAAAGGCTACTGCAGAAGGAAATATTGATGTGGAAGATCTTCGTGAAAAAGCCATTAAACACAAAGACAACCTTTCCTGTTTAATGGTTACCTATCCTTCTACCCACGGAGTTTACGAGTCGGCTATTCGCGAAATAACAAGTATTATACACGAAAATGGCGGACAAGTTTATATGGATGGGGCTAACATGAACGCACAGGTTGGCTTAACCAATCCTGGAGCTATTGGCGCAGATGTTTGCCACTTAAACCTTCATAAAACTTTCGCAATTCCTCACGGGGGTGGCGGCCCAGGTGTGGGACCCATTTGTGTTGCAGAGCAATTAGTTCCGTTCCTGCCTTCAAATCCTGTAATAAAAACGGGAGGCGAAAATGCTATTTCGGCTATTTCAGCGGCACCTTATGGCAGCTCATTGGTTTGCTTAATTAGCTATGCTTATATATGTATGCTCGGTGTAAATGGTCTAAAAAAAGCCACACAATACGCTATTTTAAACGCCAATTATATTAAAGAAAGACTCAATGGTCATTACGAAGTTCTTTACGCTGGCGAACGCGGCCGCGCAGCTCACGAAATGATTGTAGATTGCCGTCCGTTTAAAGCAAAGGGAATTGAAGTTACAGACATTGCCAAACGCTTAATGGATTACGGTTTTCACGCGCCAACGGTTTCCTTCCCAATTGCCGGAACTTTGATGATAGAACCTACGGAAAGTGAAAGCAAAATGGCTTTAGATCAATTTTGTGATGCAATGATTTCTATTAGAAAAGAAATTGAAGCGGCAGATAAAGACGAACCAAATAACGTTCTGAAAAATTCGCCACACACTTTACAAATGTTAACGGCAGACGAATGGGATTTTCCATACAGCAGACAGGACGCAGCATTTCCGTTAGCGTATGTTTCAGACAATAAGTTTTGGCCCTCTATTAGGCGGGTAGACGATGCTTATGGCGACCGGAATTTAATTTGCACCTGCGACCCAATAGAAGCTTACATGGAAGCTTAA
- a CDS encoding 3-oxoacyl-ACP synthase III family protein, protein MKVKITGIGSYIPSEIAKNEHFGNHHFYNEDGTRFGQENETIIEKFKAITGIAERRYLPKSLNTSDIATFAAENAINSAGIKKEELDYIIVAHNYGDVKYGAVQSDTVPSIATRVKHNLKIQNPTCVGYDMLFGCPGWIESMIQANAFIKAGIAKKCLVIGAEALSRVVDPHDRDSMIYSDGAGAAVVEATEDTGGILSHFSATYAFDEAHFIYFGESNNLAKKDNRRYIKMYGRKIYEFALSHVPDAMKICLEKSGHGIDEVKKIFIHQANEKMDEAIVNRFYKLYDKAAPEKIMPMSINKLGNSSVATVPTLYDLVLNGELEGHSIKKGDVVIFASVGAGMNINAIVYKV, encoded by the coding sequence ATGAAAGTCAAAATAACCGGTATAGGCAGTTACATTCCAAGCGAGATTGCGAAGAATGAACATTTCGGAAACCATCATTTTTACAATGAAGATGGAACGCGCTTTGGCCAAGAAAATGAAACGATTATAGAAAAGTTTAAAGCCATTACCGGTATAGCCGAACGCAGATACCTACCCAAAAGCCTAAATACGTCAGACATTGCAACCTTTGCCGCAGAAAACGCAATTAACAGCGCAGGAATTAAAAAAGAAGAATTAGATTACATTATAGTTGCCCACAATTATGGCGATGTAAAATACGGAGCCGTGCAGAGCGATACGGTACCCAGCATTGCTACCCGAGTTAAACACAATTTAAAAATACAAAACCCTACTTGTGTAGGATACGATATGCTTTTTGGATGCCCTGGATGGATTGAAAGTATGATACAAGCCAATGCATTTATAAAGGCCGGAATTGCCAAAAAATGTCTGGTTATAGGCGCCGAAGCGCTTTCGCGCGTTGTAGATCCGCACGATCGCGACTCTATGATTTACAGCGACGGTGCAGGTGCTGCAGTAGTGGAAGCCACCGAGGATACCGGCGGAATTCTAAGCCATTTTAGCGCCACCTACGCTTTTGACGAAGCACATTTTATTTATTTTGGCGAAAGCAACAATTTGGCGAAAAAAGATAACCGCCGCTATATAAAAATGTACGGTAGAAAGATTTATGAATTCGCGCTAAGCCACGTGCCAGATGCCATGAAAATCTGCCTCGAAAAAAGCGGCCACGGCATAGACGAAGTGAAAAAAATATTCATCCACCAAGCCAACGAAAAGATGGATGAGGCCATTGTAAACCGTTTTTACAAGTTATATGACAAGGCCGCTCCCGAAAAAATCATGCCCATGAGCATCAACAAATTGGGCAACAGTAGCGTAGCCACGGTACCCACGCTTTACGATCTGGTGTTGAACGGTGAGTTAGAGGGCCACTCGATAAAAAAAGGAGATGTGGTTATTTTTGCAAGCGTTGGCGCGGGCATGAATATTAATGCGATAGTTTATAAGGTGTAA
- a CDS encoding methyltransferase, producing MYEGKFPKKRYKHTLHFLKEVISKEEKILDLGVSNPFSEILTKEGFNVTNTKGEDLDLETEVVKTNDFEVVTAFEIFEHLVSPFNVLKDIQAKKLVASIPLKLWFASAYKSKTDKWDRHYHEFEDWQFDWLLEKAGWRIVKREKFTNPVNKIGIRPILRRVTPRYYIVYAERI from the coding sequence ATGTACGAAGGCAAGTTTCCTAAAAAAAGATACAAACACACGCTTCATTTTTTGAAAGAGGTAATTTCCAAGGAAGAAAAAATCTTAGATTTGGGTGTTTCCAATCCCTTTTCCGAAATTCTCACTAAAGAAGGCTTTAATGTAACAAATACCAAAGGCGAAGACCTTGACCTTGAAACCGAAGTTGTTAAAACGAATGATTTTGAAGTGGTTACCGCCTTCGAAATATTTGAGCATTTGGTCTCCCCTTTCAACGTATTAAAAGATATTCAAGCAAAAAAACTGGTTGCTTCCATTCCTTTAAAGCTTTGGTTTGCCTCGGCTTATAAAAGCAAAACCGACAAATGGGACCGCCACTACCACGAATTTGAGGATTGGCAATTTGACTGGCTTTTGGAAAAGGCAGGTTGGCGTATTGTGAAACGTGAAAAATTTACCAATCCTGTAAATAAAATCGGGATTCGGCCAATTCTCAGAAGGGTTACGCCACGGTATTATATTGTTTATGCTGAAAGAATTTAA
- a CDS encoding glycosyltransferase — translation MNFYIVIPAHNEEAFIGKTLGSLVEQTLLPKKIVVVNDASTDGTQQIIDQFSEKYHFIKSEFHNSKKLHEPGSKVINAFYKGFETLDDDFDVICKFDADIILPPNYFEKIIELFSSDEKVGIAGGNLYIKVENEWKFENISKKTKVRGPIKLYRRKCFKEIGGLKKSMGWDTVDELLAQYHGWKVKTDPSLHVKHLKPTGKVYTKASKHKQGEAFYKMRYGFWLTLIASAKLASKKNSFSFFADTLKGYFKAKNAKLDFIVSEKEGEFIRNLRWKNVRKKLGLG, via the coding sequence ATGAATTTCTACATCGTCATACCCGCCCATAACGAAGAAGCATTTATCGGCAAAACTCTTGGGTCGTTAGTTGAGCAAACCTTACTTCCCAAAAAAATTGTTGTTGTAAATGACGCTTCAACAGATGGGACACAACAAATAATTGATCAATTTTCAGAAAAATACCATTTTATAAAAAGTGAATTTCACAATTCAAAAAAACTTCACGAGCCGGGCAGTAAAGTTATAAATGCTTTTTATAAAGGTTTTGAAACGCTAGATGATGACTTTGATGTTATATGCAAATTTGACGCTGACATTATTTTACCCCCAAATTATTTCGAAAAAATAATAGAATTATTTTCATCCGATGAAAAAGTAGGCATTGCTGGCGGTAATCTTTATATTAAAGTAGAAAATGAGTGGAAATTTGAAAACATTTCAAAAAAAACTAAAGTGCGTGGCCCTATAAAATTGTACAGAAGAAAATGTTTCAAAGAAATCGGCGGCCTAAAAAAATCAATGGGCTGGGATACGGTGGATGAGCTCCTGGCCCAATACCACGGTTGGAAAGTAAAGACCGACCCTTCGCTGCACGTAAAGCATTTAAAACCTACGGGCAAAGTCTATACAAAAGCCTCAAAACACAAACAGGGCGAGGCTTTCTATAAAATGCGCTACGGGTTTTGGCTTACGCTTATCGCTTCGGCGAAACTCGCCTCCAAAAAAAATAGTTTTTCATTTTTTGCAGATACATTAAAAGGTTACTTTAAAGCGAAAAACGCCAAATTAGACTTTATCGTTTCAGAAAAGGAAGGCGAATTTATCCGCAACCTCCGTTGGAAAAACGTTCGAAAGAAATTGGGATTGGGGTGA
- a CDS encoding alkaline phosphatase, whose product MQLKISFLTFFFSSLLITTSCVSVQVSDNTVSTYSSEEKKPKNIILLIGDGMGLSQVSAAIYYKNGKPNFEHFSTIGLSKTSSASDLITDSAAGATVFSTGVKTYNGAIGVNKDTIAVPTIVEQLSQRGLATGIIATSSIQHATPASFYAHVKSRRMYEEITEFAPNSGVNFFAGGGLKFFNKRKDGNDLLAEMEAKGYKVITDQLPKTPSEKNELILLAEDGMPKINEGRGNFLPNATKLALDKLSKNEKGFFLMVEGSQIDWGGHNNDADYLIEELLDFDKTLGVALDFAKQNGETLVIVTADHETGGFTLASDGKDYNKVKPVFSTTGHSGTMVPVFAEGPGASKFNGIFESIAIYHKMMALFDK is encoded by the coding sequence ATGCAACTCAAGATTTCTTTCCTCACATTTTTTTTCTCAAGCCTACTTATTACTACTTCCTGCGTTTCTGTTCAGGTAAGCGATAATACGGTATCTACATATTCGTCAGAAGAAAAGAAACCCAAGAATATTATTTTATTAATTGGCGACGGCATGGGGCTGAGCCAGGTTTCCGCCGCAATTTATTACAAGAACGGCAAACCAAATTTTGAACATTTCAGTACAATTGGACTAAGTAAAACATCGTCCGCTAGTGATTTAATTACCGATTCGGCCGCTGGCGCAACAGTTTTTTCCACTGGCGTTAAAACATACAACGGCGCAATTGGTGTAAATAAAGATACAATTGCCGTACCAACCATTGTAGAGCAACTTTCGCAACGAGGCTTGGCCACGGGTATTATAGCTACTTCGTCTATTCAACACGCTACCCCTGCCAGTTTTTATGCCCACGTAAAAAGCCGAAGAATGTATGAGGAAATTACAGAATTTGCACCTAATTCCGGTGTAAACTTTTTTGCTGGGGGTGGATTGAAATTCTTCAATAAAAGAAAAGATGGAAATGATTTGTTAGCTGAAATGGAAGCCAAAGGCTATAAAGTAATTACGGATCAACTTCCGAAAACCCCCAGTGAGAAAAACGAACTTATTTTACTTGCAGAAGATGGAATGCCCAAAATAAATGAAGGCCGTGGCAATTTTCTTCCGAACGCCACCAAACTTGCATTGGACAAACTGTCTAAAAACGAAAAAGGATTTTTTTTAATGGTTGAAGGAAGCCAGATAGATTGGGGCGGCCATAACAACGACGCCGATTACTTAATAGAAGAGCTTTTAGATTTTGACAAAACCTTGGGCGTAGCTTTAGATTTTGCCAAGCAAAATGGCGAAACGCTTGTAATTGTTACCGCAGACCACGAAACAGGAGGTTTTACACTAGCATCTGACGGCAAAGATTACAACAAAGTAAAACCGGTTTTTTCTACTACTGGCCACTCAGGTACGATGGTTCCCGTTTTTGCGGAAGGCCCTGGCGCTTCTAAATTTAATGGTATTTTTGAAAGTATTGCGATATACCATAAAATGATGGCTCTTTTTGATAAATAA
- a CDS encoding MlaE family ABC transporter permease: MKYIEDIGSYFIMLKKVFGSFTKTSVLRHLIFKEINDLIISSLGIVAFISFFVGGVVAIQTALNMDNPIIPDSLIGFATRQSVILEFAPTFISIIMAGKVGSFITSSIGSMRVTEQIDALEVMGINSLNYLVFPKIVALMFYPFVIVLSMFLGVLGGWVAGVYGGFTSSSDFIAGVQEDFIPYQLFYAFFKTFVFAFILATVPSWQGFYMKGGSLEVGKASTNSFVWTSVLIIAANYIITQLLLSS; the protein is encoded by the coding sequence ATGAAGTATATAGAAGATATTGGTTCTTATTTTATAATGCTAAAAAAGGTGTTTGGTAGCTTTACCAAAACATCGGTTCTGCGGCATCTTATTTTTAAGGAAATCAACGATCTTATTATTAGCTCGTTGGGCATTGTAGCATTTATCTCCTTTTTTGTGGGCGGGGTTGTGGCCATACAAACGGCCCTAAATATGGATAACCCTATAATTCCGGACAGCCTAATAGGTTTCGCAACGCGCCAATCTGTTATACTGGAATTTGCCCCTACCTTTATTTCCATAATTATGGCGGGAAAGGTAGGCTCGTTTATTACTTCCAGTATAGGCTCTATGCGGGTTACCGAACAAATAGACGCTTTGGAAGTAATGGGAATTAATTCATTAAACTATTTAGTTTTTCCGAAAATTGTGGCTCTAATGTTCTATCCGTTTGTAATTGTGCTCTCAATGTTCCTTGGCGTTCTCGGGGGTTGGGTGGCTGGCGTTTACGGCGGTTTTACAAGTTCTTCCGATTTTATTGCGGGGGTACAGGAAGATTTTATTCCCTACCAACTCTTTTACGCTTTTTTTAAAACTTTTGTTTTTGCTTTTATTCTCGCCACCGTTCCTTCTTGGCAAGGATTTTATATGAAAGGTGGCTCGCTGGAAGTAGGTAAGGCGAGCACCAATTCCTTCGTTTGGACCAGCGTGCTGATTATTGCGGCCAACTATATTATAACCCAACTTCTCCTTAGCTCATGA
- a CDS encoding ABC transporter ATP-binding protein: MIKIEDVHKSFGDEEILKGISTEFDKGKTNLIIGQSGSGKTVLLKCLIGLFKPEKGRIYYEDKAIQDMDDEQQRKLREEIGMLFQGGALFDSMNIEENVMFPLRMFTKQKKADMVARVNEVLKRVNLENVNKKFPAEISGGMQKRVSIARAIVNKPKFLFCDEPNSGLDPKTATLIDTLIQDLTHEYDITTIVVTHDMNSVMEIGEKVVLLKDGKLVWQGTNQQIFKTDNEDVTNFVYSSDLFKKIREVQLKEG, translated from the coding sequence ATGATAAAAATAGAAGATGTACATAAAAGTTTTGGCGATGAGGAAATCCTAAAAGGAATATCAACCGAATTCGATAAAGGAAAAACAAACCTTATTATTGGACAAAGTGGAAGTGGAAAAACGGTTTTGCTTAAATGTCTTATCGGACTTTTTAAGCCTGAGAAAGGTAGAATCTATTACGAAGATAAGGCCATACAAGATATGGACGACGAACAGCAGCGCAAGTTACGCGAAGAAATTGGAATGCTTTTTCAAGGCGGAGCACTCTTCGATTCTATGAATATTGAAGAAAATGTTATGTTCCCGCTGCGAATGTTTACCAAGCAGAAAAAAGCCGATATGGTTGCCAGGGTAAACGAAGTATTGAAACGGGTAAATCTTGAAAATGTGAATAAAAAATTTCCAGCAGAAATATCTGGTGGAATGCAAAAAAGGGTTTCCATAGCCCGTGCAATTGTAAACAAACCAAAATTTCTTTTTTGCGACGAGCCCAATTCCGGTCTCGATCCAAAAACAGCAACCTTGATTGATACATTGATTCAGGATCTTACCCACGAGTACGATATTACTACAATTGTAGTAACCCACGATATGAATTCGGTGATGGAAATAGGCGAAAAAGTGGTACTGCTGAAAGACGGAAAACTGGTGTGGCAGGGCACCAATCAACAAATTTTCAAAACAGATAATGAAGATGTTACAAACTTTGTGTACTCATCAGACCTTTTCAAAAAAATTCGCGAAGTACAACTAAAGGAAGGTTAA
- a CDS encoding DUF389 domain-containing protein — MGTSQNNQDVKVTPNDEEFEQVKLNTWQSIKKFLSELFDIRADTDRDATIEAVKKDISFKGHTAWILIFSIFVASIGLNVSSTAVVIGAMLISPLMGPIVGIGLSVAINDVDTLKRSLINLGVMVFLSVLTAFLYFKLSPLTEETPELIARTYPTILDVLIAIFGGLGLIVAKTKSGTIASVIFGVAIATALMPPLCTVGYGLAIGNASYAGGALYLFSINAVFIALSTFIVSKILQFPLVRYANSKRRKRTAQIATVIAIAVMIPSVWLFLKLLDQQVFENKTKDFVKNVIQYEGAEVVKFTQDYKSKNIDVYLIGRPVPQNKINEWLQELENTENLSETRLRIYQGADQSGEMAAKLSGEIKAGILEDLYVKNEQIIQNKDEQIRFLENEIAHLKVQNIPFKQLSEEIKINYENIETFSFSNKITTNFKTTDTVPVINIRWKKNVSSKNRKADLKKIEAWMKFKMKFDTLQVSEYP; from the coding sequence ATGGGTACATCACAAAATAATCAGGACGTTAAGGTTACTCCAAATGATGAGGAGTTTGAGCAAGTAAAGCTCAACACTTGGCAAAGTATCAAAAAATTCCTGAGCGAACTTTTTGACATTCGTGCAGATACAGACCGCGATGCGACCATTGAAGCCGTTAAAAAAGATATTTCGTTTAAGGGCCATACCGCATGGATTCTTATTTTTTCAATTTTTGTGGCCTCTATTGGGCTAAATGTTAGTAGTACAGCGGTGGTTATTGGTGCGATGTTAATTTCGCCATTAATGGGGCCAATTGTAGGTATTGGGCTCTCTGTTGCCATTAACGATGTAGATACGCTTAAACGCTCCTTAATTAATCTTGGAGTGATGGTTTTTTTAAGTGTGCTAACCGCTTTTCTGTATTTTAAACTTTCGCCCTTAACCGAGGAGACGCCTGAGCTTATTGCCAGAACATATCCTACAATTTTAGATGTGCTTATTGCAATATTTGGTGGATTGGGATTAATTGTTGCAAAAACAAAGAGTGGTACAATTGCCAGTGTTATTTTTGGAGTTGCAATTGCCACTGCTTTAATGCCGCCTCTTTGTACCGTGGGTTACGGCTTGGCTATAGGTAATGCTTCGTATGCGGGTGGTGCTTTGTATTTATTTTCTATAAATGCGGTTTTTATAGCACTTTCTACCTTTATTGTTTCAAAAATATTACAGTTTCCGTTGGTGCGTTATGCCAATAGCAAGCGCAGAAAACGAACTGCGCAAATTGCAACCGTAATAGCTATTGCCGTTATGATACCCAGCGTATGGTTGTTTCTTAAACTTTTAGACCAACAGGTTTTTGAAAATAAAACCAAGGATTTTGTAAAAAACGTTATTCAATACGAAGGTGCCGAAGTTGTAAAGTTTACGCAGGACTATAAATCTAAAAATATTGACGTGTATTTAATTGGTCGTCCTGTACCACAAAATAAAATAAACGAGTGGCTTCAGGAATTGGAAAATACCGAAAATTTAAGCGAAACCCGGTTGCGTATTTATCAAGGTGCCGATCAAAGTGGGGAAATGGCAGCCAAACTTTCCGGTGAAATTAAGGCGGGAATTTTAGAAGATCTGTATGTTAAAAACGAGCAAATTATTCAAAATAAAGATGAACAGATTCGCTTTTTGGAAAACGAAATAGCTCATTTAAAAGTGCAGAACATTCCGTTTAAGCAGTTAAGCGAAGAGATTAAAATTAATTACGAAAACATTGAAACTTTCAGTTTTTCGAATAAAATAACCACTAATTTTAAAACTACGGATACTGTCCCGGTTATAAATATTCGTTGGAAAAAGAATGTTTCTTCTAAAAATCGGAAGGCAGATTTAAAAAAGATAGAAGCTTGGATGAAGTTTAAAATGAAATTTGATACCCTTCAAGTTTCCGAATATCCGTAG
- a CDS encoding mannose-1-phosphate guanylyltransferase — protein MNRDYYAVIMAGGIGSRFWPMSTQEFPKQFHDMLGTGQTLLQKTFSRLNKIIPSGNIYILTNEMYLEITLKQLPGITEKQVVLEPAMRNTAPCILLSALKIKKENPNALMLVAPSDHWIEDEAAFANDVQACFDAAQREDILLTLGIEPTFPNTGYGYIESEKSSASQIKPVKQFREKPDYNTAKQFLEAGNFLWNAGIFIWSVKSITASFKTYLNRMNTLFSKGMQTLNTSEEKQFIEHTYPQAENISIDYGILEKAANVFVKKATFDWNDLGTWGALYDKLNKNEGENAIVNAETLLKNSDKNMIFTDRKKLVVLDGIEDYIVVDKEDVLLLFPKAKEQDIKALLQEVSNKFGKKYL, from the coding sequence ATGAATAGAGATTATTACGCAGTAATTATGGCGGGCGGCATTGGTTCAAGGTTTTGGCCTATGAGTACCCAAGAATTCCCAAAGCAGTTTCACGATATGTTGGGGACGGGACAGACCTTATTACAAAAAACTTTTTCGCGTTTAAATAAAATAATTCCTTCGGGAAATATATACATTCTCACCAATGAAATGTATTTGGAAATTACCTTAAAACAACTACCCGGAATTACCGAAAAACAAGTGGTTTTAGAGCCCGCAATGCGAAATACCGCACCCTGTATTCTACTTTCGGCATTAAAAATTAAAAAGGAAAATCCCAACGCATTAATGCTAGTTGCGCCCAGCGATCATTGGATTGAAGATGAAGCTGCATTTGCCAATGATGTGCAAGCCTGTTTTGATGCGGCGCAGCGCGAAGATATCCTACTTACTTTGGGTATTGAGCCAACTTTTCCGAATACGGGATATGGGTATATAGAAAGCGAAAAAAGCAGCGCCTCACAAATAAAACCGGTAAAGCAATTTCGCGAAAAGCCCGATTATAACACTGCCAAACAATTTTTGGAAGCAGGAAACTTTCTTTGGAATGCAGGTATTTTTATTTGGAGCGTAAAAAGTATTACCGCATCATTTAAAACTTATTTGAACCGAATGAACACCTTGTTTTCAAAAGGGATGCAAACTTTAAATACTTCGGAAGAAAAACAGTTTATTGAACATACTTATCCGCAAGCCGAAAATATTTCGATTGATTATGGAATTTTAGAAAAGGCTGCCAATGTATTCGTAAAAAAAGCTACTTTCGATTGGAATGATTTGGGAACTTGGGGTGCGCTTTATGACAAATTGAACAAAAATGAAGGTGAGAATGCAATTGTAAATGCCGAAACACTTTTAAAGAATTCTGATAAAAACATGATTTTTACTGATAGAAAAAAACTTGTTGTTTTAGACGGGATTGAAGATTATATTGTGGTGGATAAAGAAGATGTTCTTTTGCTATTTCCGAAAGCGAAGGAGCAGGATATAAAAGCATTGTTGCAGGAGGTTTCGAATAAATTCGGTAAAAAATATTTGTAA